Proteins from one Tistrella bauzanensis genomic window:
- a CDS encoding ABC transporter substrate-binding protein yields MNTRNAIAAAVLATMMGMAAGAAQAEISDNVVRIGVLNDQSGVYSDITGQASVIAARMAVEDYGGKVGGKPIEVIFADHQNKPDIGSNIANQWYDRDGVDVIIDVPTSSVGLAVQNIAKEKGKLHLNAGTGSSDLTSKACSPTGIHYVYDTYALATGTGSALVGQGARKWYFLTADYAFGHALERDTTNAVLAAGGEIVGGVKVPFPNTDFSSFLLQAQGSGADVIGLANAGGDTINSIKQASEFGITQGGQKLAGLLVFINDIHALGLDVAQGLVVTTGYYWDMNDETRAFAKRFMEKAGKMPNMLQAGIYSSVTQYLKAIEATGTDDALTVVNKMKETPINDFFAKNGHIRADGRMVHDMYLAEVKKPSESKGPWDYYNILATIPGDQAFRPIEKGECEMAKK; encoded by the coding sequence ATGAACACCAGGAACGCGATCGCTGCCGCGGTTCTTGCCACCATGATGGGCATGGCCGCGGGGGCGGCCCAGGCCGAGATTTCCGACAACGTCGTGCGTATCGGCGTTCTGAACGACCAGTCTGGAGTCTATTCCGACATCACCGGCCAGGCATCGGTGATCGCCGCCCGGATGGCGGTTGAGGATTATGGCGGAAAGGTCGGCGGAAAGCCGATCGAGGTGATCTTCGCCGACCACCAGAACAAGCCGGATATCGGCTCCAACATCGCCAACCAGTGGTACGATCGCGATGGCGTCGACGTGATCATCGATGTGCCGACATCGTCGGTGGGCCTCGCGGTCCAGAACATCGCCAAGGAAAAGGGCAAGCTGCATCTGAACGCCGGCACCGGCTCGTCGGACCTGACCAGCAAGGCCTGCTCACCCACCGGCATTCACTATGTTTACGACACCTATGCTCTCGCAACCGGCACCGGCTCGGCGCTGGTCGGCCAGGGTGCCAGGAAGTGGTACTTCCTCACCGCTGACTATGCCTTCGGTCATGCGCTGGAACGCGACACCACCAACGCGGTGCTTGCAGCCGGCGGCGAGATCGTGGGCGGTGTCAAGGTGCCGTTCCCGAACACCGACTTCTCGTCGTTCCTGCTGCAGGCGCAGGGGTCCGGCGCCGACGTGATCGGGCTGGCCAACGCGGGTGGCGACACGATCAACTCGATCAAGCAGGCATCCGAGTTCGGCATCACCCAGGGCGGCCAGAAGCTGGCGGGTCTGCTGGTGTTCATCAACGACATTCATGCACTGGGTCTTGATGTCGCGCAGGGGCTGGTGGTCACCACCGGCTATTACTGGGACATGAATGACGAGACCCGCGCCTTCGCCAAGAGGTTCATGGAGAAGGCCGGCAAGATGCCGAACATGCTCCAGGCCGGTATCTACTCGTCGGTCACCCAGTACCTGAAGGCGATCGAGGCCACTGGCACAGATGACGCACTGACTGTCGTCAACAAGATGAAGGAGACCCCGATCAACGACTTCTTCGCCAAGAATGGTCATATTCGTGCCGATGGCCGCATGGTCCACGACATGTATCTGGCCGAGGTGAAGAAGCCCAGTGAGTCGAAGGGCCCGTGGGACTATTACAACATCCTGGCGACCATCCCCGGCGATCAGGCCTTCCGGCCGATCGAGAAGGGCGAATGCGAGATGGCCAAGAAGTAA
- a CDS encoding family 1 encapsulin nanocompartment shell protein → MDYLNRSQAPFGADLWKKIDAAAIDAARDALTARRFLEVDGPYGVGLTSIEIGNDVYCRDPGPDEAGAVMSRAISVPMFRKGFRLSVRRIASSTDQSQPLSLAPVEDAAEAVAAREEEMVYYGNTDFGLEGLLTAKGRHAIDGGDWSNIDQALQDVLAAVNKLDESGLRGPYALALSPKLYNSLFRRYDGSDVLQLEHINSVCTVGIFKAPIEGGVLVDPRVGVLVVGQDLRAGYASHDGIHHHLYLAESLVLRIDDPKAVCTIGADVGGLLVKKA, encoded by the coding sequence ATGGATTACCTGAACCGTTCCCAGGCGCCTTTCGGCGCCGATTTGTGGAAGAAGATCGACGCGGCCGCGATCGACGCTGCCCGTGACGCGCTGACCGCCCGCCGGTTTCTCGAGGTCGACGGTCCCTATGGCGTCGGCCTGACCTCGATCGAGATCGGCAATGACGTCTATTGCCGTGACCCCGGGCCGGACGAGGCCGGCGCGGTGATGAGCCGGGCGATATCGGTGCCGATGTTCCGCAAGGGTTTTCGCCTCAGCGTCCGGCGCATCGCCTCGTCGACCGACCAGAGCCAGCCCTTGAGCCTGGCGCCGGTCGAGGATGCCGCCGAAGCCGTGGCCGCGCGTGAAGAAGAGATGGTCTATTACGGCAACACCGATTTCGGCCTGGAGGGGCTGCTGACCGCGAAAGGCCGTCATGCCATCGATGGCGGCGACTGGTCGAATATCGATCAGGCTCTGCAGGACGTGCTGGCGGCGGTGAACAAGCTGGACGAAAGCGGCCTGCGCGGCCCCTATGCGCTGGCCCTGTCGCCGAAGCTGTATAATTCGCTGTTCCGTCGCTATGACGGTAGCGACGTGCTGCAGCTCGAACATATCAACAGCGTCTGCACCGTCGGCATCTTCAAGGCGCCGATCGAGGGTGGCGTGCTGGTCGACCCGCGCGTCGGCGTGCTGGTCGTGGGCCAGGATCTGCGCGCCGGCTATGCCTCGCATGACGGCATCCACCATCATCTCTATCTGGCGGAAAGCCTGGTGCTGCGCATCGACGACCCCAAGGCGGTCTGCACCATCGGCGCCGATGTCGGTGGTCTGCTGGTCAAGAAGGCCTGA
- a CDS encoding CmpA/NrtA family ABC transporter substrate-binding protein, giving the protein MTDTTTSSRPGIRISRRALLGTALTLAAARALLPSGAFAAAGTGPEKRDLTIGFIPLTDCAPLVIAHEKGFFKREGLNVTLSKEASWANIRDKMTIGALDAAHMLAGMPIAATLGLGAIAQPQITALSLDLNGNAITLSNTLFDRMAAADPAAMAERPMTARALKTVIEADKAAGRPPLTFAAVFPVSSHMYELRYWLASAGIDPDQDLRIIVIPPPQMVANLRAGNCDGYCVGEPWNERAVEAGIGKVAITSVELWANQPEKVLGVAADWAAANPATHKAMLRAVISAGQWLDDPANRPEGADIIAGRAYVNAPAEVVRMSMTGTFRYAADEAPRPLPDFNVFSRHAANFPWLSHAEWTLTQMIRWGQIDRPVDIAATAAAVYKPALYREVAAEMGLAAPTIDRKPEGVHDQPWTLTEATSPIAMGPDMFFDGGRFDPADPVGYVRQFAVKAPTVDLAALEAAQSGARAAAA; this is encoded by the coding sequence ATGACCGATACCACCACATCCAGCCGCCCCGGCATCCGGATCAGCCGCCGCGCATTGCTGGGCACGGCCCTGACCCTGGCCGCCGCCCGCGCGCTGCTGCCCTCGGGTGCCTTCGCCGCCGCCGGCACCGGGCCTGAAAAGCGCGACCTGACCATCGGCTTCATTCCGCTCACCGACTGCGCACCCCTGGTCATCGCCCATGAGAAGGGATTCTTCAAGCGCGAAGGCTTGAATGTCACCCTGTCGAAAGAGGCGTCCTGGGCCAATATCCGCGACAAGATGACCATCGGCGCCCTGGATGCCGCCCATATGCTGGCCGGCATGCCGATCGCGGCGACGCTGGGCCTTGGCGCCATCGCCCAGCCCCAGATCACCGCGCTGTCGCTGGATCTGAACGGCAACGCCATCACCCTGTCCAACACGCTGTTCGACCGGATGGCCGCCGCAGACCCGGCCGCGATGGCCGAACGGCCGATGACCGCACGGGCGCTGAAGACGGTGATCGAGGCCGATAAGGCCGCCGGCCGGCCACCGCTGACCTTCGCCGCGGTGTTCCCGGTGTCGTCGCATATGTATGAATTGCGCTATTGGCTGGCCAGCGCCGGCATCGACCCCGATCAGGATCTGAGGATCATCGTGATCCCGCCGCCGCAGATGGTGGCCAATCTGCGCGCCGGCAATTGCGATGGCTATTGCGTGGGCGAGCCGTGGAACGAACGCGCGGTCGAGGCCGGCATCGGCAAGGTCGCCATCACCAGTGTCGAGCTGTGGGCCAACCAACCGGAAAAGGTGCTGGGTGTCGCCGCCGACTGGGCGGCGGCCAATCCCGCCACCCATAAGGCGATGCTGCGCGCGGTGATCAGCGCCGGCCAATGGCTGGATGATCCGGCGAACCGGCCCGAGGGCGCCGACATCATCGCCGGGCGCGCCTATGTCAATGCGCCGGCCGAGGTGGTGCGGATGTCGATGACCGGCACCTTCCGCTATGCCGCCGACGAAGCGCCGCGCCCGCTGCCCGATTTCAACGTCTTCAGCCGCCATGCCGCCAATTTCCCCTGGCTCAGCCATGCGGAATGGACCCTGACCCAGATGATCCGCTGGGGCCAGATCGACCGGCCGGTCGACATCGCCGCCACCGCCGCCGCGGTCTACAAGCCGGCGCTGTATCGCGAGGTCGCGGCCGAGATGGGGCTGGCCGCCCCCACCATCGACCGCAAGCCCGAAGGTGTTCACGACCAGCCCTGGACATTGACCGAGGCGACCAGCCCGATCGCGATGGGCCCTGACATGTTCTTCGATGGCGGCCGTTTCGACCCGGCCGATCCGGTCGGCTATGTCCGGCAATTCGCGGTCAAGGCCCCCACTGTCGATCTGGCGGCGCTGGAAGCGGCCCAGAGCGGCGCGCGCGCAGCCGCCGCCTGA
- the ntrB gene encoding nitrate ABC transporter permease, with amino-acid sequence MAEIATSTTADTPARAPAGIAHRLGDLAERVVWPLVTLLVLLGAWTLVQQTVATDLPSVSETVSHGIALFSDPFYIAGPGDQGIMWQLLYSLARVLSGFALACLIGLPVGLLVGTSQAATRALTPFIEIMRPVSPLAWLPIGLLLFRAVDPSAVFVIVITSIWPIILNTAAGVRAVPQDYIQVGRVLRLSRLAMFRRILLPSALPYVLAGMRLSLGTAWMVIVAAEMLTGGIGIGFFIWDEWNNLSVPSILVAIVLIGVAGIALDAGMAAIQRRLSHAG; translated from the coding sequence ATGGCAGAGATCGCCACGTCCACCACCGCCGACACGCCCGCCCGCGCCCCCGCCGGCATCGCCCACAGGCTGGGCGACCTGGCCGAGCGGGTGGTCTGGCCGCTCGTCACCCTGCTCGTCCTGCTGGGTGCCTGGACGCTGGTTCAGCAGACGGTGGCAACCGACCTGCCCAGCGTGTCCGAGACCGTCTCCCACGGCATCGCGCTGTTTTCCGACCCATTCTACATCGCAGGGCCCGGCGACCAGGGCATCATGTGGCAGTTGTTGTATTCGCTGGCGCGGGTGCTGTCGGGCTTCGCGCTCGCCTGCCTGATCGGCCTGCCGGTGGGGCTGCTGGTCGGCACCAGCCAGGCCGCCACCCGCGCGCTGACCCCGTTCATCGAGATCATGCGCCCGGTCAGCCCGCTGGCCTGGCTGCCGATCGGCCTGCTGCTGTTCCGCGCGGTCGATCCGTCGGCGGTATTCGTGATCGTGATCACCAGCATCTGGCCGATCATTCTGAACACCGCCGCCGGCGTGCGCGCCGTGCCGCAGGACTATATCCAGGTCGGCCGGGTGCTGCGTCTGAGCCGGCTGGCCATGTTCCGCCGCATCCTGCTGCCCTCGGCCCTGCCCTATGTGCTGGCCGGCATGCGGCTGTCGCTTGGCACCGCCTGGATGGTGATCGTGGCGGCCGAGATGCTGACCGGCGGCATCGGCATCGGCTTCTTCATCTGGGATGAGTGGAACAACCTGTCGGTGCCCAGCATCCTGGTCGCCATCGTGCTGATCGGCGTGGCCGGCATCGCCCTGGATGCCGGCATGGCCGCGATCCAGCGCCGCCTCAGCCATGCCGGCTGA
- a CDS encoding encapsulin-associated ferritin-like protein, producing MAGQVLHAPREKLSRHTMALHHAISSLMEELEAVDWYRQRADDCEDDSLRAILLHNMREEIEHAMMTLEWLRRNDDDFAAQIKTYLFTEGPITEVEEDATGGAAGEGGKGASVGGANGGSEDGLTIGSLKRRR from the coding sequence ATGGCCGGACAAGTTCTGCATGCCCCGCGTGAAAAGCTGAGCCGCCACACCATGGCGCTGCATCATGCGATTTCGTCGCTGATGGAAGAGCTGGAGGCGGTGGACTGGTATCGTCAGCGCGCCGATGACTGCGAAGACGACAGTTTGCGGGCCATCCTGCTGCACAACATGCGCGAGGAAATCGAGCATGCGATGATGACGCTGGAATGGTTGCGGCGGAACGACGACGACTTCGCCGCACAGATCAAGACCTATCTGTTCACCGAGGGGCCGATCACCGAGGTCGAGGAAGATGCGACCGGCGGTGCCGCGGGCGAGGGCGGCAAGGGGGCGTCGGTTGGTGGCGCCAATGGTGGCTCCGAGGATGGGCTGACCATCGGCAGCCTGAAGAGGCGGCGCTGA
- the mobB gene encoding molybdopterin-guanine dinucleotide biosynthesis protein B, with product MTRIIGLVGPSGSGKTTLIERLIPALAMRGLKVVTVKRSHHRPDLDRPGKDSDRHRMAGAAAVVVGGGGLVGVLREEPAHGSDGVAEPDAAGQLRRWLGYAGAADVAIVEGFAGAGHPRLELLMPARPGRPDARWPLFPRDDAVRAVVVPDPSRLSCGAVDRDLLGDRPILGRNDIAAISALVLSTDWPAWC from the coding sequence ATGACGCGGATCATCGGGCTGGTGGGGCCAAGCGGCAGCGGCAAGACCACGTTGATCGAACGACTGATCCCGGCGCTGGCCATGCGCGGCCTTAAGGTGGTCACGGTCAAGCGCAGCCATCACCGCCCCGATCTCGACCGGCCGGGAAAGGACAGCGACCGCCATCGGATGGCCGGTGCTGCGGCAGTGGTGGTTGGCGGTGGCGGCCTGGTGGGCGTGCTGCGGGAAGAGCCGGCCCATGGCAGCGATGGCGTGGCCGAGCCCGATGCGGCCGGGCAATTGCGCCGCTGGCTGGGCTATGCTGGTGCTGCCGACGTGGCGATCGTCGAAGGTTTTGCCGGCGCCGGACATCCGCGCCTGGAACTGCTGATGCCGGCACGCCCCGGCCGGCCGGATGCGCGCTGGCCGTTGTTTCCGCGCGACGATGCGGTGCGGGCCGTGGTCGTGCCCGACCCCTCCCGGCTCAGTTGCGGCGCAGTCGACCGCGACCTTCTGGGCGATCGGCCGATCCTGGGGCGCAACGATATCGCTGCGATATCGGCACTGGTGCTGTCAACCGACTGGCCCGCCTGGTGCTGA
- a CDS encoding MFS transporter, with protein sequence MPADTAPKSAPPSGSPPARNGNTTARMVAVMCLCEVLSMAAYGCYPALLPLLRDDWAMSNGTAGWISSAFFIGYVGGVPILTGATDRIDARKVYLGCLGLIAAATMGFALLAQGPWSAGLLQALAGAGFAGTYMPGLKILSDHVRGPRASRAIACYTACFSLGAGVSLWIAGLVAAAGGWSAAFWAAGLSAAAALVLGIFLVPRTDPPPLPEGVRVRPWWLPPDFRPVLRNRRAIAYTFAYGGHCWEMFGLRSWLVAFLVHAGSAVAVASSLGGAIIASGIITSFLGNEMAMRMGRRRWVTCAMLLTAVAAALTAALAGAPLLAVVAAVALYNLLVMADSASLTAGAIAESDPAVRGAAMALHALLGFGGAILSPLVFGLVLDGAGGETDPLGWGAGFAVLALGGLVGLALFRRIGSDGPPPAVTISSEDRGNG encoded by the coding sequence GTGCCTGCCGATACCGCCCCCAAATCAGCACCGCCCTCTGGCAGCCCCCCGGCCAGGAATGGCAACACAACCGCCCGGATGGTGGCGGTCATGTGCCTGTGCGAGGTGCTGTCGATGGCAGCCTATGGCTGCTATCCGGCCCTGCTGCCATTGCTGCGGGACGACTGGGCCATGAGCAACGGCACCGCCGGCTGGATTTCCAGCGCCTTCTTCATCGGCTATGTCGGCGGGGTGCCGATCCTGACCGGGGCCACCGACCGGATCGACGCCCGCAAGGTCTATCTGGGCTGCCTGGGCCTGATCGCCGCCGCCACCATGGGGTTCGCGCTGCTGGCTCAGGGGCCGTGGTCGGCCGGCCTGCTGCAGGCCCTGGCGGGGGCCGGATTTGCCGGCACCTATATGCCGGGGCTGAAAATCCTCAGCGACCATGTGCGCGGCCCGCGTGCCAGCCGTGCGATCGCCTGTTACACCGCCTGTTTCTCGCTGGGCGCCGGGGTGTCGTTGTGGATCGCCGGACTGGTGGCCGCGGCGGGCGGCTGGTCCGCCGCGTTCTGGGCGGCGGGGCTGTCGGCGGCGGCAGCCCTGGTTCTGGGCATCTTTCTGGTACCGCGTACCGATCCGCCGCCGCTGCCTGAAGGTGTGCGGGTGCGGCCGTGGTGGCTGCCACCGGATTTCCGACCGGTGCTGCGCAACCGTCGCGCCATTGCCTATACCTTTGCCTATGGCGGCCATTGCTGGGAGATGTTCGGCCTGCGCAGCTGGCTGGTTGCCTTTCTGGTCCATGCCGGCTCGGCCGTGGCGGTTGCCAGCAGCCTTGGCGGCGCGATCATCGCATCGGGCATCATCACCAGTTTTCTTGGCAACGAGATGGCGATGCGGATGGGGCGGCGACGCTGGGTCACCTGCGCCATGCTGCTGACGGCCGTCGCCGCCGCACTGACCGCGGCACTGGCCGGCGCGCCGCTGCTGGCGGTGGTGGCGGCGGTGGCGCTGTATAATCTGCTGGTCATGGCCGACAGCGCCTCGCTGACCGCCGGCGCCATCGCCGAAAGCGACCCGGCGGTGCGTGGTGCCGCCATGGCGCTGCATGCGCTGCTGGGCTTCGGCGGCGCGATCCTGTCGCCGCTGGTCTTCGGGCTGGTGCTCGACGGGGCGGGAGGTGAAACCGATCCGCTGGGCTGGGGGGCCGGCTTTGCTGTTCTGGCGCTGGGGGGGCTGGTGGGGCTCGCCCTGTTCCGCCGCATCGGCAGTGACGGTCCGCCGCCGGCTGTGACGATTTCGTCGGAGGATCGTGGCAACGGTTGA
- a CDS encoding benzoate/H(+) symporter BenE family transporter, whose product MPFSSLSAALIAALVGFGGTVALIVQAAQALGGTPEQVASAVTALCLGMSVAGGLLSAGLRMPVVLAWSTPGAALLAASTLQAGYGAAIGAYVVAALMMIVLGLVPALGRLAARIPAAVAAAMLAGVLLPFCLALFRSFQSDAVLAGVVLVVFVIARQRLPIYALLIVLAVVVGAVVLRDDLGPAGGILAQQGVFGVLHATAPVFDWAVVISLGLPLFLVTLVSQNLPGFVVLNAAGYRPPTRPVLLATGAASLVLAPFGAIAVNLAAITAALCTGPDAHPDPQRRWVVGVAYAGCYAVLALFSTPLVALFMGLPRDTILIITGVALLGPLTNALGAMFSVPDDREVAVMTFAATASGVVLLGIGSAFWGLATGFLVLGVRAGLARLRPGRAGRT is encoded by the coding sequence TTGCCCTTCTCATCTTTATCGGCCGCCTTGATTGCGGCACTGGTCGGATTCGGCGGCACCGTCGCCCTGATCGTTCAGGCCGCCCAAGCATTGGGCGGCACGCCTGAACAGGTCGCGTCGGCGGTGACCGCGTTATGTCTTGGTATGTCGGTCGCAGGCGGGCTGCTCAGCGCCGGATTGCGGATGCCGGTGGTGCTGGCATGGTCGACGCCGGGGGCGGCACTGCTGGCGGCAAGCACGCTTCAGGCGGGCTATGGCGCGGCCATCGGCGCCTATGTCGTCGCTGCACTGATGATGATCGTGCTGGGGCTGGTGCCGGCTCTGGGGCGGCTGGCGGCGCGGATTCCGGCCGCTGTCGCCGCAGCCATGCTGGCCGGGGTGCTGCTGCCATTCTGCCTGGCGCTGTTCCGCAGCTTTCAGTCGGATGCCGTGTTGGCCGGCGTGGTGCTGGTGGTGTTCGTCATTGCCCGGCAGCGTCTTCCCATCTATGCGCTGCTGATCGTGCTGGCGGTGGTGGTGGGGGCCGTGGTGCTGCGCGATGATCTGGGGCCGGCCGGCGGGATACTGGCGCAGCAGGGCGTGTTCGGCGTGCTGCACGCGACCGCGCCGGTGTTCGACTGGGCGGTGGTGATCAGCCTGGGGCTGCCGCTGTTTCTAGTGACGCTGGTGTCGCAGAACCTGCCGGGCTTCGTGGTGCTGAACGCCGCCGGCTATCGCCCGCCAACCCGGCCGGTGTTGTTGGCAACCGGTGCGGCATCGCTGGTGCTGGCGCCGTTCGGCGCCATTGCGGTCAATCTGGCCGCCATCACCGCGGCATTGTGTACCGGCCCCGATGCCCATCCCGATCCGCAACGCCGCTGGGTGGTGGGCGTTGCCTATGCCGGATGCTATGCCGTGCTGGCCCTGTTTTCGACACCGCTGGTCGCGCTGTTCATGGGCCTGCCGCGCGATACCATCCTGATCATCACCGGGGTGGCCCTGCTGGGACCGCTGACCAATGCGCTGGGCGCGATGTTCAGCGTGCCCGATGATCGCGAGGTGGCGGTGATGACCTTCGCCGCCACCGCCTCGGGCGTCGTGCTGCTGGGCATCGGTTCGGCCTTCTGGGGCCTGGCCACCGGGTTTCTGGTTCTGGGTGTGCGGGCAGGCCTGGCGCGTTTACGTCCGGGCCGTGCCGGCCGGACATGA
- a CDS encoding ZIP family metal transporter, producing MAYRRRQPPRRRSEASEADILDLASIDPVWLGLGGSLLAGLATGIGALPVLVIRRPSIRRENLLLGGAAGVMLAAALFSLLVPALDSSTARYGALGGALGVGAAIALGAAAIAALHAVVPHLHVQQDKDAVDHAAHGAAARGTMITSGGEAVLVMDGGGVAAIDARRMAPALLMVLAIALHNLPEGLAVGVGLGGSGIAGGGDLGDGLALAIGIMIQNLPEGFVAAVGMMMVGASRINAMLVAFGTGALEIIGGGLGVAMAGLGAGVLPWTMAFAAGAMIFVVSHEMIPETHRHGQEMGASWALILGFAGMTAIAASFG from the coding sequence GTGGCATATCGGCGGCGGCAACCGCCGAGACGACGATCAGAGGCTTCGGAGGCTGACATTTTAGACCTCGCGTCCATTGATCCGGTCTGGCTGGGCCTCGGCGGCAGCCTGCTGGCCGGGCTTGCCACCGGCATCGGTGCCCTGCCGGTGCTCGTGATTCGCCGCCCCAGTATCCGGCGGGAAAATCTGCTGCTTGGCGGGGCTGCCGGCGTGATGCTCGCGGCGGCGCTGTTTTCGTTGCTGGTCCCGGCGCTGGACAGTTCGACCGCCCGTTATGGTGCCCTGGGTGGGGCTCTGGGCGTGGGGGCTGCGATCGCACTGGGTGCCGCGGCCATCGCCGCCCTGCATGCCGTGGTGCCACATCTGCACGTCCAGCAGGACAAGGATGCGGTCGACCACGCAGCCCATGGCGCGGCCGCGCGGGGCACGATGATCACCAGCGGTGGCGAGGCGGTGCTGGTGATGGATGGCGGCGGCGTGGCCGCCATCGATGCGCGCCGCATGGCGCCGGCCCTGCTGATGGTGCTGGCGATCGCGCTGCACAACCTGCCGGAAGGTCTGGCGGTCGGTGTGGGGCTGGGTGGCTCCGGCATCGCCGGCGGCGGTGATCTGGGCGACGGGCTGGCGCTGGCGATCGGCATCATGATCCAGAACCTGCCCGAAGGCTTCGTGGCGGCCGTCGGCATGATGATGGTGGGTGCCAGCCGGATCAACGCGATGCTGGTGGCGTTCGGCACCGGCGCGCTGGAAATTATCGGCGGCGGGCTGGGCGTGGCCATGGCCGGGCTCGGGGCAGGGGTGCTGCCCTGGACGATGGCTTTCGCGGCCGGCGCGATGATTTTCGTGGTCAGCCACGAGATGATTCCGGAAACCCACCGTCATGGCCAGGAAATGGGGGCAAGCTGGGCGCTGATCCTGGGCTTTGCCGGGATGACCGCGATTGCCGCCAGTTTCGGCTGA
- a CDS encoding methyl-accepting chemotaxis protein: MKNLKTGTKLAVLVIAALIAIATVMAVSLSTLKDQLYADRRDKLEALTEMATTLVSNQIAKAGNDTAARAAALDAGLRLVEGMRYDDGAEYFLGVNADGVIMLHGARPDLIGKNLIALKDPNGVEFIRDAVTVSFGPAGGGYVSYLWPRSGGDVPEPKLTLVHRIPGTDVALMTGVYIDDLTTTFRHEAIRLGTIAAITLAVMVILAIQVIRHTVPPLRAITTALGRLATGERDIQVNGDSRRDEIGAMVRAFNVVREGLKEADDLSRQRDADQTRQLERSRRVEALTEGFDAEAARSLQIVLHAAHEMELAAGDLTHAADQTRQQAETMVGAADQADANVQTIAAAAEELSTSISDIARRVTQAADVAARATEEARRTTEIVRGLAETSGRIGEVLVLIDAIADQTNLLALNATIEAARAGDAGKGFAVVASEVKNLASQTGRATEDISRQISAVQEETCKAVGAIDGIVKTISAVSEIASDIAAAVQEQGAGTGAIAHSTQAAAQATEAVTSSIGAVGAAASQTGGTASTVREAATRLNRQADDLKTVVDRFLGDIRAA; encoded by the coding sequence ATGAAGAACCTCAAGACGGGGACGAAGCTCGCCGTACTGGTGATCGCGGCACTGATCGCGATCGCAACCGTCATGGCAGTTTCGCTGTCGACGCTGAAAGATCAGCTCTATGCCGACCGGCGCGACAAACTCGAAGCTCTGACCGAGATGGCAACGACGCTCGTCAGTAACCAGATCGCCAAGGCAGGCAATGACACAGCCGCCCGGGCTGCCGCACTCGACGCCGGATTACGGCTTGTCGAAGGAATGCGTTATGATGATGGTGCCGAGTACTTTCTGGGCGTCAACGCCGACGGCGTCATCATGCTGCACGGCGCGCGCCCGGATCTGATCGGCAAGAACCTGATTGCGCTGAAAGATCCGAACGGCGTCGAGTTTATCCGCGATGCGGTGACAGTGAGCTTCGGACCGGCCGGTGGCGGTTATGTCAGCTATCTGTGGCCGCGCAGCGGCGGCGATGTTCCCGAACCGAAACTCACCCTGGTTCATCGGATACCAGGCACCGACGTGGCGCTGATGACCGGGGTCTATATCGACGATCTCACCACCACCTTCCGCCATGAGGCGATCCGCCTTGGCACGATCGCCGCGATCACACTTGCCGTGATGGTGATCCTGGCCATCCAGGTCATTCGCCACACGGTGCCCCCCTTGCGCGCGATCACCACAGCACTTGGTCGCCTGGCAACCGGCGAACGCGACATTCAGGTCAATGGTGACAGCCGGCGCGATGAAATCGGCGCCATGGTCCGGGCCTTCAACGTGGTTCGCGAGGGGCTGAAGGAAGCCGACGATCTGAGCCGCCAGCGAGATGCGGACCAGACCCGGCAGTTGGAGCGGTCGCGGCGGGTCGAGGCCCTGACCGAAGGCTTCGATGCCGAAGCGGCACGGTCGCTGCAGATCGTGCTTCACGCCGCACACGAGATGGAACTGGCCGCAGGCGACCTGACCCATGCAGCCGACCAGACCCGGCAGCAGGCCGAGACCATGGTGGGTGCGGCCGATCAGGCGGATGCCAATGTCCAGACCATCGCCGCCGCGGCCGAAGAGCTGTCGACATCGATCAGCGACATCGCCCGCCGGGTGACACAGGCAGCCGATGTTGCCGCACGCGCCACCGAAGAGGCGCGCCGCACAACCGAGATCGTCCGCGGCCTTGCCGAGACCAGCGGCCGGATCGGCGAGGTTCTGGTGCTGATCGATGCCATCGCCGACCAGACGAACCTTCTGGCCCTGAATGCCACGATCGAGGCGGCGCGCGCCGGTGATGCCGGCAAGGGCTTCGCCGTGGTCGCATCCGAGGTCAAGAATCTGGCAAGCCAGACCGGCCGCGCCACCGAGGACATCTCGCGCCAGATCAGCGCCGTCCAGGAAGAAACCTGCAAGGCCGTCGGCGCCATCGACGGAATCGTCAAGACCATCTCGGCGGTCAGCGAGATCGCGAGCGACATCGCCGCAGCGGTCCAGGAACAGGGCGCCGGCACCGGTGCCATCGCCCACAGCACTCAGGCTGCCGCCCAGGCGACCGAGGCCGTGACCAGCAGCATCGGCGCCGTGGGTGCGGCCGCCAGCCAGACCGGCGGCACCGCGAGCACGGTGCGGGAAGCGGCAACCCGGCTCAATCGTCAGGCCGACGACCTCAAAACCGTGGTCGATCGCTTCCTCGGCGATATTCGCGCAGCGTGA